The Petrotoga olearia DSM 13574 genome contains a region encoding:
- a CDS encoding methyl-accepting chemotaxis protein: MFFKSIGSKIILIIIITFLFFSLSISYNIYSLINSNNALEEYKLMADHVNSFSQAEFNFFQATISLKDYTDSFEEQKADEFLSYIGSVKDDLSTLSTYNLEEVQSNFTNYESLFNKLVTLNQGKNNLIDEFLNHGYELENNINVFIDLIQKVGGSSSLSIYSQRILQYKNTIIDLSTQYFTSLSEGDMNNVIKEFENLDLQLSTLGYSIINQELNNAFSELLEIVTSFKNTFNQIVTAIESQEPIIEQMEQARVEILNLLDEQRMELKVQQDTLGPSLIEENNRAIALTIILTVIAFVVSIIMVIYLIRSITKPLLEFKNKINQFKEGDLTVNFESKSKDEIGQMANALSEMSKELRKSMGSIMQASNKVENASESLTQSSQESRKSSEELKNQMDKIQTNAEETAGNVEEVTSGVDEVARAAQGVSQDAQKLSEEADETSKAAEEGSKTIESISQAVKEAVERAKESQKEVETLASNAKNVQSIVETINSITEQTNLLALNAAIEAARAGEAGRGFAVVADEIRKLAEESRNATDEISQILTNITQGTNKVNESTNKVVGTIGEINEKMVNVQQSFNRIKERIERMDQGIENMTASAEEQSASAQEMSTAMDRVAKAVTQISEQLERSRNVIDEQVNQAVGINEEAKELSDLATELKGLVESFKI; this comes from the coding sequence ATGTTTTTTAAAAGTATTGGAAGTAAGATAATTTTGATTATAATAATTACTTTTCTTTTTTTCAGTTTATCTATTTCATACAACATATATTCTTTAATCAATTCTAATAACGCTTTAGAGGAATACAAACTTATGGCCGATCACGTTAATTCTTTCTCACAAGCTGAATTCAACTTTTTTCAAGCTACAATTAGCTTAAAAGATTACACTGATAGTTTTGAAGAACAGAAGGCCGATGAGTTTTTAAGTTATATAGGAAGTGTCAAAGACGATTTATCTACTCTTTCAACGTATAACTTAGAAGAGGTACAGTCGAATTTTACTAATTACGAATCCCTTTTCAATAAATTAGTTACTTTAAACCAAGGGAAAAATAATCTTATAGATGAATTTTTAAATCATGGATATGAATTAGAGAATAATATCAATGTTTTTATCGACTTAATACAAAAAGTTGGTGGTTCTTCCTCTTTGTCTATATATTCTCAAAGAATTTTGCAGTACAAGAACACAATTATTGATTTGTCTACACAATATTTCACAAGTTTATCTGAGGGAGATATGAATAATGTAATTAAGGAGTTCGAAAATTTAGACTTGCAACTTTCTACTTTAGGATATAGCATAATAAATCAGGAACTAAATAATGCTTTTTCAGAACTGTTGGAGATCGTTACTTCATTCAAAAACACCTTTAACCAAATAGTCACAGCGATAGAATCCCAAGAGCCCATAATCGAGCAGATGGAACAAGCAAGGGTAGAGATACTGAACCTATTAGATGAACAAAGAATGGAATTAAAGGTTCAACAAGACACATTAGGTCCATCCCTCATAGAAGAAAACAACAGAGCAATAGCATTGACAATTATCTTAACCGTAATTGCCTTTGTAGTATCAATAATAATGGTCATCTATCTAATAAGAAGTATAACGAAACCACTGTTAGAGTTCAAAAACAAGATAAACCAATTCAAAGAAGGAGACCTAACGGTAAACTTTGAAAGTAAAAGCAAAGACGAAATAGGGCAGATGGCCAACGCTCTATCAGAAATGAGTAAAGAACTAAGAAAATCCATGGGCTCAATAATGCAAGCATCAAACAAAGTAGAAAATGCATCAGAAAGTCTAACGCAATCATCACAAGAAAGCAGAAAAAGCTCAGAAGAACTCAAAAACCAAATGGACAAGATACAAACAAACGCTGAAGAAACGGCAGGAAACGTAGAAGAAGTAACCTCAGGGGTAGACGAAGTAGCAAGGGCGGCACAAGGAGTATCCCAAGACGCGCAAAAGCTAAGTGAAGAAGCAGATGAAACAAGTAAAGCTGCAGAAGAAGGAAGCAAAACGATAGAAAGTATAAGTCAAGCTGTGAAAGAAGCGGTAGAAAGGGCAAAAGAAAGCCAAAAAGAAGTAGAAACACTTGCAAGCAATGCCAAGAACGTACAAAGTATAGTAGAAACAATAAACTCAATAACTGAACAAACGAACCTGCTAGCGCTGAACGCAGCGATAGAAGCAGCAAGGGCAGGGGAAGCAGGAAGAGGATTTGCAGTAGTAGCGGATGAAATAAGGAAGTTAGCGGAAGAATCAAGAAATGCAACGGATGAAATATCCCAAATACTAACCAACATAACGCAAGGAACGAACAAAGTAAACGAATCGACGAACAAGGTAGTAGGAACGATAGGAGAAATAAACGAAAAGATGGTGAATGTACAACAAAGTTTCAACAGGATAAAAGAAAGGATAGAAAGGATGGACCAAGGTATAGAAAACATGACGGCAAGTGCAGAAGAACAAAGTGCAAGTGCGCAAGAGATGAGCACAGCGATGGACAGGGTAGCGAAAGCGGTAACACAGATAAGTGAACAACTAGAAAGATCAAGAAATGTAATAGACGAACAAGTAAACCAAGCTGTAGGAATAAACGAAGAAGCGAAAGAGTTGAGTGATTTAGCCACAGAGTTAAAAGGGTTGGTTGAAAGTTTTAAGATATAA